A genomic window from Prunus persica cultivar Lovell chromosome G2, Prunus_persica_NCBIv2, whole genome shotgun sequence includes:
- the LOC18785509 gene encoding calcium/calmodulin-dependent serine/threonine-protein kinase — MGQETRRLADEYEISEILGRGGFSVVRKGISRKSGSSDKNNVAIKTLKRPFGPSNPPPGRSGAGDHQKSFAAAFQARKQVSISNVLLTNEILVMRRIVENVSPHPNVIDLYDVYEDENGVHLVLELCSGGELFDRIVKQERYSEAGAAAVVRQIAQGLAALHKSNIVHRDLKPENCLFLNNTDDSSLKIMDFGLSSVEEFTDPVVGLFGSIDYVSPEALSQGQVTTKSDMWALGVILYILLSGYPPFIAQSNRQKQQMIMAGEFSFYEKTWKGISLSAKQLISDLLKVDPDKRPSAQELLDHPWVVGLSAKEDQMDAEIVSRLQSFNARRKLRAAAIASVWTSSIFLRTKKLKSLLGSHDLKPDEIQKLSLHFKKICVKGDNATLSEFEEVLKAMNMSSLIPLAPRIFDLFDNNRDGTVDMREILCGFSSLKNSQGDDALRLCFQMYDTDRSGCISKEEVASMLRALPDDCLPADITEPGKLDEIFDRMDANSDGQVTFDEFKAAMQRDSSLQDVVLSSLRPL, encoded by the exons ATGGGACAAGAAACAAGAAGACTGGCAGATGAGTATGAGATATCAGAGATTTTAGGCAGAGGAGGATTCTCTGTAGTGAGAAAAGGCATCAGCAGAAAATCAGGCAGCAGTGACAAAAACAATGTGGCAATCAAGACCCTCAAAAGGCCATTTGGACCATCAAACCCTCCGCCCGGCAGATCGGGTGCCGGTGATCATCAGAAAAGCTTTGCTGCTGCTTTCCAAGCCCGGAAGCAGGTGTCCATATCAAATGTCTTGCTCACAAATGAAATCTTGGTCATGAGGAGAATAGTTGAAAATGTCTCACCACACCCAAATGTCATTGACCTCTATGATGTGTATGAGGATGAAAATGGGGTCCACCTTGTGTTGGAGCTTTGCTCTGGGGGTGAACTGTTTGATAGGATTGTGAAGCAAGAAAGGTATTCTGAGGCTGGAGCTGCAGCTGTGGTAAGGCAGATTGCTCAAGGCTTAGCAGCTCTTCACAAGTCCAATATTGTTCACAGGGACTTGAAGCCAGAGAACTGCCTGTTCTTGAATAATACTGATGATTCTTCTTTGAAGATTATGGATTTTGGGCTCAGTTCTGTGGAGGAGTTTACTGATCCTGTTGTTGGGTTGTTTGGTTCCATAGATTATGTCTCACCAGAGGCTCTTTCTCAGGGACAAGTCACTACTAAGAGTGATATGTGGGCTCTGGGTGTAATCTTGTATATCCTTCTCTCTGG GTACCCACCTTTTATTGCTCAGTCGAATCGGCAAAAGCAACAGATGATAATGGCT GGAGAATTCAGTTTCTATGAGAAAACTTGGAAGGGCATTTCTTTGTCAGCAAAGCAATTAATTTCGGATCTCCTCAAAGTTGACCCTGACAAGAGACCTAGTGCTCAAGAG CTTCTGGACCATCCATGGGTTGTAGGTCTTTCAGCCAAAGAAGATCAAATGGATGCTGAGATTGTGTCACGACTGCAGAGTTTTAATGCTCGGCGAAAACTCCGTGCTGCAGCAATAGCTAGTGTGTGGACCAGCTCGATTTTCTTAAGGACGAAGAAGCTAAAATCACTACTAGGTTCCCACGACCTTAAACCGGATGAAATCCAGAAACTGAGTTTACATTTCAAGAAAAT ATGTGTAAAAGGTGACAATGCTACTCTATCTGAATTTGAGGAGGTGCTGAAAGCAATGAACATGTCGTCATTAATTCCTTTGGCACCCCGGATCTTTGACCTATTCGACAACAATCGTGATGGAACAGTTGACATGCGAGAGATCCTCTGTGGGTTCTCCAGTCTCAAGAATTCACAAGGAGATGATGCACTCCGCCTGTGCTTCCAG ATGTACGATACGGATCGGTCTGGATGCATCAGTAAAGAAGAAGTGGCATCCATGCTCAGG GCTTTACCAGATGACTGCCTTCCAGCTGATATCACTGAACCTGGGAAATTGGATGAAATATTTGATCGCATGGATGCAAACAGTGATGGACAAGTTACCTTTGATGAGTTCAAAGCTGCCATGCAGAGAGACAGCTCTCTCCAAGATGTAGTCCTCTCCTCTCTTCGACCATTATAG